DNA sequence from the Nicotiana tomentosiformis chromosome 3, ASM39032v3, whole genome shotgun sequence genome:
ggaagtccctaacttgatttaacgtaatttgttgaaaactagcaatttaaaggattaaagaattcctaagtttgaccgtaggttggcTTTATTGCTACCGGGTTTAGATTTCGATtttggaacttggtataggttaatttaagtatttatgacttgtctacaaaGTTTGAGGCAAAACGGAGTTAaattgacgtgattcggacgtccggttgtaaaactacatgttcttgagtttctttgaaaatattattcattttaatgtccgattcatagttcttggTGGTATTTTGGTTTTTTTATCGTGCGAGTgaattcgtatgatgttattacacttgttgtCATCCGATTCCTGagatgttgtgcttcgcgatcgcgaaggctctctcgcgatcgtgaaggctctctcgcgatcgcgaaggctctCTCGCGATCACAAAGAGGAACTGGTCTGGGGGATGAATTTACTTTCCGCGAACACGAGGAGTTGGTCGCAAACGCGGAGTAGTGGGGGGTCTACCCTCCGCTAACGCGacttgtccttcgcgaacgcgtagtgttaggagGGGGAAACTCAGGAATTGGACTTTTCTCTACACGAACGCAAGCCCTGGCTCACCAATGTGAAGGCGAGGGGGCTAAGCCTACGGGGACACGTAGAGTTCTTCGCGATCGCTATGGCTAACTGGGcagtgctcttcgcgaacgcatcaggtgtctcgcgaacgcgatgaccacctGTATCCCAGtcatttaaacttctaaaaatcgagatttcacccatttttcactatCTTCTTATTAGAGCtcgacctagaggcgattttaaagagaaatttcaTCACTGTTTCAAAGGTTAgtatactttaaaaaaaattcttccattttcataaacacccattgatttctaaTCTTAATTTAtgctctttcatggtagaaagttagggatttgggtagaattgggaTTTTCGTAAAAtttagatttagacctcaaattgaggtcggatttcgaaactaattacataatgaggctcgggggtgaatgggtgattgAGTTTTAGTCCGAATCTCGGTTTTTGACCAAGCAAGTccgggtttgacttttgttgactttttctgGAATCAGTAAAGATTGAAtttttttcactcgtgggtaatTTCTgatgcttattttgaattgtttgaaagatatttggttagattcgattgctTTTTAGGGAGTTTTAGAGGAAAGGTCCTGGTTGAGCTTTTATttgattgcggagcgaggtagATGTCGTGGTTAAAATTGACTTGAGGGATTTAAGACTTTTTacctatttgctacgtgtttaatgtgtgggtacaacgtatatgtgaggtgacgagtacttatgcattattgttgggttaaagcatgcgggtggaacttgTTTCTTTGTCATTTATTGCCTTTTTAATTGTGATATCTATGCTTAGGTTAGGTTATTACTTATTTGATCACTCCTTCTATAATTATTGTTTATTCATTAATTGTTGTGTATTTTGGACATTAAAGTTTCGTACCTTGCCACCATATTTGACGTTTAATACAAATCGCTGCATTATTCAATTCCTGAATCTGTATTATCTTTATAAGGAAGAGTGTTAAAGCACAAAGGGAGTGTCGTGCCATTGCATTTACATCATTTAATGATTATTACACAGTGAGGAATAGAGTtcaagcacgaagggtgatgccgtgctattttggTTGACAAATGCCAAtcgatttgatgaaccgggtattcaagatctatttgtattattttgtgattgtattcattgatgatatcttgatctactcccatagtCGAAATgagcatgagtagcatcttcggattgtacttcagactctgggggatagtcagttatatgccaagttctcaaagtgtgagttttggttagattcggtcGCCTTTTGCGGCATGTTctatcggtagaaggcataaaggtggatcctaagatgattgaggcagttcaaaactggcctagacctacttcagctacagttATTCAGAGCTCCCTGGGTTTGGCATgatattatcgccggtttgtggaggggttgtcatccatagcagccccgttgactagattgacccagaagggtgctccattcaggaaGTCGGATGAGTGTgggttgagcttttagaagctcaagactgctttgactacgacaccagtgttggtattgcccaagGTTCAGGATcatacacggtgtattgtgatgcatcttgtattgggctcggtgcagtattgatgcaggatgtcagcatgattgcatacgcgtcatgaaagttgaaggttcatgagaagaattaccttgttcatgacttagagttggtagccattgttcatgcgatgaagatttggaagcactatctttatggcatgtcatgtgaggtattcacggatcatcggagacTACAAtgtatattcaagcaaaaagatctcAACTTGAGGTAGAGAAGGTGGTTGAagatattgaaagactatgatatcatcatttgtatcatcccgggaaggcctatatggtggccgatgccttgagtagaaaggttgtgagtatgggtagccttgcgtatattacAGTTCGTAAGAGGTCGCATGTGTTAAATGTTCAGGCTTTGTCCAATTActttgtgagattagatgtttcagagcccagttgtgttctagcttgcatagtctCTCAGTTTTCCTTGtgtgagcgcatcagagagcgtcagtacgataatccccatttgcttgtccttaaggacactgtggtgccaaacaggttactgttggagatgatggggatGCAGGGTCGTCTTTGTTTGCGTAATGTGAACGAGCttcgtgagttaattcttgaggaggcccatagttcccggtattctattcatccgggtgccaccaagatgtatcaagacatGCGGCAACAtcattggtggaggaagatgaagaaggatatagttgcatatgtagctcgatgtctgaattgtcagcaagtaaagtacaagGATCAGAGGCCTGGTGTCTTGCTTCATAggctagagattcctgagtggaagtaggggcgtatcactatggattttgttgttggactcccacagactcagaagaagttcgacgcggtatggatcattgtggataggttgaccaagtcagcacatttcattccagtggaagttacttattcttcagagcggtaaGCTGAGATCTACTtctgcgagatcgtccgtcttcacggtgttcccatgtctatcatttttaatcgaggtacgcagttcacctcgcacttctggatgGCCGTAcggcgtgagttaggcacactggttgagttgagtacaacatttcacccccagacggacagacagtccgagcgtactattcaaatattggaggatatgcttcgcgcttgcgtcatggattttgggggttcttgggatcagttcttgccgcttgcggaatttgcctacaataatagctaccagtcgagcatacaGATGGCTccctttgaggcattatatgggaggtggTATCGTTCGCTAGTTGCATGGTTCgagccaggagaggctcggttgttgggtaccgatttggttcaggatgccttggataaggtcaagattattcaagacCGACTTTGCACCActcagtctaggaagaagagttatgctgaccgtagagtttgtgatgttgcattcatggtaggagagagggtattgcttcgggtttcacccatgaagggtgagatgaggttcgggaagaagggcaagttgagccctaggtatatcggaccctgtGAGATTCTTGAgcgagtgggtgaggtggcctacaagctggcattgccacctagtttatcagtagtccatctagtgtttcatgtgtccatgctctggaagcataacggtgatccgtcccatgtgttagatttcagctatgTCCAATTGGACAacgatttgacttatgaggagaagccggtggctattctagctcggcatGTATggtagttgaggtctaagagttatgcTTCATTTCGAgtctagtggagaggtcagccaatcgAGGCAGCCACATGGGAATCCGAGtgggacatgcagagtagatatccacaccttttcactagtccaggtacctttctatgtccgttcgaggaggagcgtttgttttagaggtggagaatgtgatgaccagatagatcatttatagttttaccctttaTTTCTGTGTTCCAAGATCTCGAATAGCTCCGttaagccttcctcgatttgcgtgcatagtccgtgtctttttctaaaaaatatttatgtgaaaaaatgTACGATAAAGTGAAATTTAGCCTTataaactcatttgagttgactacgatcaatgctttgtgtaaacggaccccaattagtattttgatggttcctatgggtttgtatcgtgatttgggacttggacgtatgcccggaatcaaattcgaaagtccctaacttgatttaacataatttgttgaaaactagcaattcaaaggcttaaagaattcctaagtttgactgtaggttgactttgttgctaccggatTCGACTTTCGATTCCGGAACTTCATATAGCttcattttagtatttatgacttgtcttcaaAATTTGGTGCAGAACGactaatttgacgtgattcggatgcccGGTTGTAAAATtacatgttcttgagtttctttgaaaatatcattcattttgacgtctgattcatagttctaggtggtattttggtattttgatcgcgtgagcgagttcgtatgatgttattacacttgtgtgcatgtttggtttggagcccgaggggcttgggtgagattcggataggctacagagtgattttTGAACTTAGAAGAATGCTAATTTTGCTATCATCTGATGCCTGTGATTTTGTGCTTCGCGGTCACGAAGTGGAGCTGGGCTGGGGGAAGAATTAACTCTCCGTGAACGCGAGGAGTTGGTCATGAACACGGAGTAGTGGCGGGTCTACCCTCCACGAACGCGACCTGACCTTCGCAAACACGTAGTGTTAGGAGGGGGAAACTGGGGAATTGGACTTTACTCTACGTGAATGCGAGCCcaggttcgcgaacgcgaaggcgaGTGGGGCTAAGCATACGCGAACATGTAGAGTTTATCGTGATCGAAATGACCAACTGGGCagtgctcttcgcgaacacgtcaggtgtctcgcgaacgcgatgagcaCATGATGCCCAAtcatttaaacttctaaaaatcgggatttcacccatttttcactatCTTCTATTTGAGCTCGGCTTAGAggtgattttgaagagaaattttatcACCCTTTCATACGTTAGTATACTTTTACTCATTTTATTCCATTTTCATCAACACCGattgatttctaaccttaatTTATGCTCTTTCATGGTAGGAAATTAGGTATTTGGGTAGAATTGGGGgggttttgtaaaattgagatttagacctcaaattgaggtcggatttcgaaactaattacataattgggctcgggggtgaatgggtgattgggttttggtccgaaagctcaggttttgaccaagcgagcctggggttgacttttgttgacttttttcgaAATAATTAAAGATTGAATTGTTTTCactcatgggtagtttctaaagctcattttgaattgtttgaacgatatttggttagattcgattgctTTTGAAGCGagttttagaggaaaggccccggttgagctttgagttgattggggagcgaggtaagtatcgtggttatccttgacttgagggattagggcTTGTTTGCCTATTTTCTTCGTGTTTAAtgtgtgggtacaacgtatatgtgaggtgacgagtacttacgcgttgttgttgggttaaagcatgcaggtggaaCTTGTTTCCTTAAGATTTATTGCCTTTTTAATTGTGATATCTATGCTTAGGTTAggttattatttatttgatcattcCTTCTTTAATTATTGCTTATTCAGTAATTATTACTTAAAGAACGGAGGGTGATGATGTGCCATTGTAGTTACCTCATTTAATGATTACTACATaa
Encoded proteins:
- the LOC138907644 gene encoding uncharacterized protein, whose product is MGSLAYITVRKRSHVLNVQALSNYFVRLDVSEPSCVLACIVSQFSLCERIRERQYDNPHLLVLKDTVVPNRLLLEMMGMQGRLCLRNVNELRELILEEAHSSRYSIHPGATKMYQDMRQHHWWRKMKKDIVAYVARCLNCQQVKYKDQRPGVLLHRLEIPEWK